The following DNA comes from Flammeovirgaceae bacterium.
ACTGCACAATAAACGCGTCTGGGAATTTTTTCTTCACATCGTCCAAAAGCCCGCTGGCCTTTGCCCTTTTGGGGAACTGGCCCAGGATAATGCTGTAATACTTGATCCCGTTGATCACTTTTACCTGGATGGCCACATCCCTTTTATATGAGTTCTTCAGGTTTTCGGACAGGCGCATGAGGTTTACCAATTCCTGGTAGGTCCCGATTTGCACCCCAAAGCCCCTGGGCCTGAGCCGGGATATGGAGAGTTCGTAAAATTCCTTTTCATCGACCGAAACTTGTCCTATGGCCACGGGCAGGGTCTTGCCCTTGCCATCCCCTGCATCCACCACCTCCACTTTTACTTCTGCCAGGCCGAGGTTTACAAAGCCCAGTTTTTCAGCGGCAGACCTTGAGAGGTCAATGATCCGGCCATCCACATAAGGCCCACGGTCGTTGATCACTACTTCCACGGCCTGGTTGTTGGCCAGGTTGGTCACCCTCACTTTGGTGCCAAAGGGGAGCGTTTTATGGGCGGCCGTGAGTTTGTTGTGCCTGTACTTTTCACCACTGGCGGTGGGCCTTCCTTCAAATTTGTCGGCATAAAAGGAGGCCTTGCCTGTTTGCACCTGGGCGTAGGCGCCCAATGAAAGGGCCAGTAGGGCGGACAATAGGTTTAGTCGGGTCATGGGTTTGGCATTGGGGCCGTTTATCGGGTTTTGGAACAAGGTTGCCCGTAAAGTTAATCAGATAAATTGGAGGGGGGCAATGGGGTTGTCCTCAAATTAGGTTAGCTTTGCCGGGCAAATAATGGTTCGTAAATATTATTTGCTATGACCCCCCTTAATTCATCGAAATTCCTCTTTGAGGCACTAACCTATGACGATGTGCTGTTGGTGCCGGCCTATTCCGAAGTGCTTCCCCGCGAGACGGACATTAGCGCGCACCTTACCGGCAAGATAAAGCTGAACATACCCATTATTTCCGCGGCCATGGACACCGTGACGGAAGTGGACCTGGCCATTGCCATGGCGCTGGAAGGGGGCCTGGGGTTTATTCATAAAAACATGT
Coding sequences within:
- a CDS encoding septal ring lytic transglycosylase RlpA family protein, with translation MTRLNLLSALLALSLGAYAQVQTGKASFYADKFEGRPTASGEKYRHNKLTAAHKTLPFGTKVRVTNLANNQAVEVVINDRGPYVDGRIIDLSRSAAEKLGFVNLGLAEVKVEVVDAGDGKGKTLPVAIGQVSVDEKEFYELSISRLRPRGFGVQIGTYQELVNLMRLSENLKNSYKRDVAIQVKVINGIKYYSIILGQFPKRAKASGLLDDVKKKFPDAFIVQFDRL